One stretch of Malus domestica chromosome 14, GDT2T_hap1 DNA includes these proteins:
- the LOC103431208 gene encoding uncharacterized protein, producing MGCTFSGLGALYDAVNGGGDVWINENRFKIVRQLGEGGFAYVFLVKEVVADSSASGGGGLAKKFKDPSHVSDDGTYALKKVLIQNSEQLELVKEEIRVSSLFSHPNLLPLLDHAIIAVKTTQEQSWNHEAYLLFPVHLDGTLLDNAKTMKAKKEFFSTSDVLQIFRQLCAGLKHMHTLDPPYAHNDIKPGNVLITHRKGQSPLAILMDFGSARPARRQIRSRTEALQLQEWASEHCSAPFRAPELWDCPSQADIDERTDVWSLGCTLYAILYGMSPFEYALGESGGSLQLAIVNVQIKWPAGPNPPYPDALHQFITWMLQPQAAVRPRIDDILIHVDKLISKFSS from the exons ATGGGGTGCACATTCTCTGGTTTGGGCGCGCTGTACGACGCCGTGAACGGCGGAGGCGACGTGTGGATTAACGAGAATCGGTTCAAGATCGTGAGGCAGCTCGGGGAAGGTGGGTTCGCTTATGTGTTTTTGGTCAAGGAGGTGGTCGCCGACTCCTCCGCCTCCGGCGGTGGGGGTCTCGCCAAGAAATTCAAGGATCCCTCTCATGTCTCAG ATGATGGAACTTATGCTTTGAAAAAGGTTCTCATTCAGAATAGTGAGCAGTTGGAGTTGGTGAAGGAGGAGATCCGTGTTTCATCGCTGTTCAGTCATCCCAATCTGCTTCCACTTCTTGATCATGCCATTATTGCCGTTAAG ACAACACAAGAACAATCTTGGAACCATGAAGCATACTTGTTATTTCCAGTTCATCTGGATGGAACTTTACTGGATAATGCTAAGACTATGAAAGCTAAAAAGGAGTTCTTTTCCACCTCAGATGTTCTTCAAATATTCCGGCAG CTTTGTGCAGGACTCAAGCATATGCACACTTTGGATCCGCCATATGCACATAATGATATCAAACCTGGTAACGTTCTGATAACCCATAGAAAAGGACAATCACCTCTTGCAATATTGATGGATTTTGGCAGTGCTCGACCTGCGAGGAGGCAAATTCGCTCTCGTACAGAGGCACTACAGTTGCAG GAATGGGCGTCTGAGCATTGCTCAGCACCATTTCGAGCTCCAGAGTTGTGGGATTGCCCGAGCCAAGCCGATATTGACGAGAGGACTGATGTATGGTCCTTGGGATGCACTTTGTATGCAATACT GTACGGAATGTCTCCATTTGAATATGCACTCGGCGAATCTGGAGGAAGCCTACAATTGGCGATAGTCAACGTGCAGATAAAGTGGCCAGCTGGACCTAATCCTCCATATCCGGACGCTCTTCACCAGTTCATCACATGGATGCTTCAGCCGCAGGCTGCAGTCCGCCCTCGCATTGACGATATCCTGATCCATGTGGACAAGTTGATCTCCAAGTTCTCCAGTTGA
- the LOC103431207 gene encoding ceramide synthase 1 LOH3-like, whose product MEEIMGLFGISDLVKLNWEEESYPVPNDFLVLPLFVLLFPSLRLFLDIFVFERLAKRLLFGKKHALVNVETRDNRKKVSKFKESAFKCVYFFTAEILALSVTYNEPWFTKTRCFWVGPGNQIWPDQKTKLKLKALYMYSAGFYIYSTFALVFWETRRSDFVVSMAHHLATTILIVASYIFKFSRVGSIILALHEGSDVFLEIAKLSKYCGFEILAGVAFVTFVLSWTVLRLIYFPFWIIWSTSYEALLKLDKEKHIVDGSIYYYLFNTLLICLLICHVYWWKLMVRMLVKQIQARGKVDDDVRSDSESEDDEHED is encoded by the exons ATGGAGGAAATAATGGGTCTGTTCGGAATCAGTGATTTGGTCAAACTCAACTGGGAGGAGGAGTCGTACCCAGTGCCCAATGACTTCCTTGTCCTCCCCTTGTTCGTTCTTCTCTTCCCTTCACTCCGGCTCTTCCTGGACATCTTCGTCTTTGAG AGATTAGCAAAGCGCCTTTTGTTTGGAAAGAAGCATGCATTGGTGAATGTTGAGACACGCGATAATCGGAAGAAAGTTAGTAAATTCAAAGAGTCGGCATTCAAATGTGTGTATTTTTTCACTGCAGAGATTTTGGCCCTTTCTGTTACATACAATGAGCCTTGGTTCACCAAAACCAGATGCTTTTGGGTAGGGCCTGGCAATCAGATTTGGCCCGACCAGAAAACTAA ATTAAAATTGAAGGCACTTTACATGTATTCCGCTGGATTCTACATCTACTCCACCTTTGCTTTGGTGTTTTGGGAAACAAGGCGTTCTGACTTTGTGGTGTCAATGGCTCATCATTTAGCAACTACAATTTTAATTGTCGCGTCTTACATATTCAA GTTTTCTCGAGTTGGCTCGATCATTTTAGCTCTCCATGAAGGATCTGATGTGTTTTTAGAAATTGCAAAGTTGTCAAAATATTGTGGCTTTGAAATTCTTGCCGGCGTTGCTTTTGTTACTTTTGTTCTCTCTTGGACAGTACTACGTCTTATTTACTTTCCATTCTGGATAATATGGAGTACCAG CTATGAAGCTCTTCTGAAGTTGGACAAGGAGAAGCACATAGTGGATGGATCTATATACTATTACTTGTTTAATACTCTTCTAATTTGCTTGCtcatttgtcatgtttattggTGGAAGTTGATGGTTCGGATGCTCGTGAAGCAAATTCAGGCTAGAGGGAAAGTTGATGACGACGTTCGATCAG ATTCTGAAAGCGAGGATGATGAACACGAAGACTGA
- the LOC103455461 gene encoding H/ACA ribonucleoprotein complex subunit 2-like protein, producing the protein MGSDSEVEKSAQKEREKKKMQALAPIAKPLAGKKLCKRTLKLVRKAAEHKCLKRGVKEVVKSIRRGQKGFCVIAGNISPIDVVTHVPILCEEAEIPYVYVPSKEDLANAGATKRPTCCVLVTTKPNKGELSKEDQDKIKAIHDEVVGDVKELHANLF; encoded by the exons atggGAAGCGATAGCGAAGTCGAGAAGTCGGCgcagaaggagagggagaagaagaagatgcagGCTCTTGCTCCGATCGCCAAACCCCTCGCCGGAAAGAAGCTTTGTAAACGAACCCTCAAGCTCGTCCGTAAAG CTGCTGAGCACAAATGCTTGAAGAGGGGAGTGAAGGAGGTGGTGAAAAGCATCAGGCGCGGTCAAAAGGG GTTTTGTGTTATAGCTGGTAACATTTCTCCTATCGATGTGGTTACTCATGTTCCAATCTTATGTGAAGAGGCGGAAATTCCATATGTTTACGTGCCTTCAAAAGAA GATCTTGCAAATGCCGGTGCCACCAAGAGGCCAACCTGCTGTGTCCTGGTGACAACTAAGCCTAACAAGGGGGAACTATCCAAAGAGGatcaagataaaataaaggcAATTCACGACGAAGTTGTAGGAGACGTCAAAGAACTTCACGCCAACCTTTTCTGA
- the LOC103455460 gene encoding inorganic pyrophosphatase TTM1 — protein MVQDTSSGAESPRLRTGLLRDQVQLVKRKECDRYEIVQIPDVLSFEKGFFIVIRACQLLAQKNEGIILVGVAGPSGAGKTVFTDKMLNFMPSIAVIAMDNYNDASRIIDGNFDDPRLTDYETLLENIHGLKAGNPVQVPVYDFKTSSRIAYRTVEVPSSRIVIIEGIYALSEKLRPLLDLRVSITGGVHFDLVKRVLRDIQRAGQEPEEIIHQISETVYPMYKAFIEPDLQTAHIKITNKFNPFTGFQNPIYILKSTKAVTVDQIKAVISADHKESTEETYDIYLLPPGEDPEACQSYLRMRNRDGKYNLMFEEWVTDSPFIISPRITFEVSVRLLGGLMALGYTIASILKRSSHIFCDEKVCVKTDWLEQLNRQYVQVQGKDRLHVKDIAQQLGLDGSYVPRTYIEQIQLEKLVNDVMTLPDDLKSKLSIDDDSSSPKEALSRASADRRNKYLNRGISQSYSNQRDKTISKLTRLAVNSRRFDGRNPVSPAAISNQGIFTQLSEQISTLNERMDEFTSRVEEVNSKISLRRASASQQNLALQAKACNGSEPTSLFVTGLSNGSLAGTLLPNSSSSSQLVKDSPLMEEILAITRGQRQIMHQIDNLSNLLREYTAERVRQGRTDTAGRMPDIESVVPLVLALAIGGLGVFFFRGLTSPK, from the exons atGGTTCAAGATACAAGTTCTGGTGCTGAATCACCGCGGCTGCGCACTGGTCTGTTGCGGGATCAGGTGCAGCTTGTGAAGAGAAAGGAGTGTGATCGTTATGAGATTGTCCAAATTCCAGATGTCCTGTCATTTGAGAAAGGTTTCTTTATAGTTATTCGGGCGTGTCAGCTGTTGGCTCAAAAGAATGAGGGGATAATACTAGTTGGAGTGGCAGGCCCCTCTGGAGCTGGTAAGACTGTTTTCACTGACAAAATGCTCAACTTCATGCCCAGCATTGCAGTTATTGCAATGGACAACTACAATGACGCTAGTCGAATCATCGATGGCAACTTTGATG ATCCACGCCTGACAGATTATGAAACATTGCTTGAAAATATACATGGTTTAAAGGCAGGCAATCCTGTTCAGGTTCCAGTATATGATTTCAAGACTAGCTCCCGCATAGCGTACAG GACAGTAGAGGTCCCTAGCTCCCGTATTGTGATCATTGAGGGCATATATGCTTTAAGTGAGAAATTGCGACCTTTGCTAGATCTTCGTGTATCTATAACTGGTGGAGTTCACTTTGACCTTGTAAAGCGGGTTTTAAGGGACATTCAGCGTGCTGGCCAAGAGCCTGAAGAAATTATCCATCAAATTTCTGAGACG GTGTATCCTATGTACAAGGCCTTTATTGAGCCAGACCTTCAGACAGCACATATAAAAATCACCAACAAGTTTAATCCCTTCACTGGTTTTCAGAAccctatttatattttaaag TCAACGAAGGCAGTGACAGTGGATCAAATCAAGGCTGTTATATCTGCAGATCACAAAGAAAGCACAGAAGAAACTTATGACATATATCTTTTACCACCAGGAGAAGATCCTGAAGCGTGTCAGTCGTATCTAAGGATGAGGAACAGAGATGGCAAATacaatctcatgtttgag gaGTGGGTCACAGATAGTCCCTTCATAATATCTCCCAGAATAACTTTTGAAGTTAGTGTGCGCCTTCTTGGAGGTCTCATGGCCTTGGGGTATACAATTGCATCCATCTTGAAAAGAAGCAGCCATATCTTCTGCGACGAGAAGGTTTGCGTGAAAACTGATTGGTTGGAGCAACTTAATCGTCAATATGTTCAG GTGCAAGGAAAGGATCGGTTACATGTTAAAGATATTGCACAGCAGCTCGGCCTGGATGGTTCATATGTTCCTCGTACTTACATCGAACAAATTCAGCTGGAGAAACTTGTAAATGATGTTATG ACATTGCCAGATGATTTGAAATCAAAGCTCAGCATAGATGATGATTCTTCGAGCCCTAAGGAAGCGCTTTCCCGAGCCTCAGCTGATCGGAGAAACAAGTATCTCAACcg GGGTATATCGCAGTCTTACTCGAATCAAAGGGACAAGACTATTTCCAAACTAACGAGACTTGCTGTTAACAGCAGAAGGTTTGATGGACGAAACCCAGTATCACCTGCAGCAATTTCGAACCAG GGAATTTTTACTCAACTTTCAGAACAAATTTCTACGCTGAATGAGAGGATGGACGAGTTTACATCCCGTGTTGAAGAGGTGAACTCCAAGATATCACTCAGAAGAGCTTCAGCTAGCCAGCAAAATTTGGCTCTGCAGGCCAAAGCCTGCAATGGATCCGAACCAACTTCTCTGTTTGTTACTGGCTTGAGTAATGGCTCGTTGGCAGGAACGCTACTGCCCAATTCTTCGTCGTCCTCCCAGTTGGTCAAGGATTCCCCACTGATGGAAGAG ATACTAGCCATCACACGAGGCCAACGGCAGATCATGCACCAAATAGACAATTTGAGCAATCTTCTGCGAGAGTATACGGCAGAGAGGGTTCGCCAAGGAAGAACAGATACTGCTGGAAGAATGCCTGATATCGAATCAGTTGTCCCACTTGTTCTTGCTTTGGCGATTGGCGGTTTAGGTGTCTTCTTCTTCAGGGGTCTGACTTCTCCAAAATAA
- the LOC114821027 gene encoding phenylalanine--tRNA ligase beta subunit, cytoplasmic-like, with protein sequence MPTVSVGRDRLYAALGKTYTQEQFEELCFDFGIELDDVTTEKAIIRKEKNLDDDEGGEDEEVIYKIEVPANRYDLLCLEGIAQSLRVFNGQEDNPTYKLANISKESMIKMHVKPETSLIRPHIVCAVLRGVAFNEASYNSFIDLQDKLHQNICRRRTLVAIGTHDLDTLQAPFTYEALPPSSINFVPLKQVKNFRADELMEFYKSDLKLKKFLHIIENSPVFPVLYDHTRTVLSLPPIINGAHSAITLKTKNVFIECTATDLTKAKIVLNTIVTAFSAYCERKFEIEPVEVLYSDGNSHVYPDLLIYNMDVSLSYVNSYAGVSLEAKEVTDLLKRMQLNAEQSKSDNITVSVPPTRSDILHPCDVVEDVAIAYGYNNIPMRKHIPTSEPVSLKPLALNEFTELIRLEIAMIGFTEVLTFVLGSWKENFPMLRCKDDKSKAVVIANPRSSDFELVRTSLMPGILKTVNNNKDHPKPIKIFEVGDVVLLDEKTDVGARNHCQLAALYCGATSGLELIHGLVDRIMGAVGASWVPIGDNTGYFIETSDDPEFLPGRQASIIYKGKHIGIFGILHPEVLNNFDIPDPCSYVKLNVESLL encoded by the exons ATGCCTACCGTCAGCGTCGGCCGCGATCGTCTGTATGCAGCTCTAGGAAAAACTTACA CTCAGGAGCAGTTCGAGGAGTTATGCTTCGACTTCGGCATCGAGCTCGACGACGTC ACAACTGAGAAGGCAATTATTCGGAAAGAGAAGAATttggatgatgatgaaggcgGCGAAGACGAAGAAGTTATTTACAAAATCGAAGTTCCGGCGAATAG ATACGATTTGCTTTGCCTCGAAGGGATTGCTCAATCGCTGCGTGTTTTCAATGGCCAAGAGGATAATCCTACGTATAAGTTGGCGAACATTAGTAAGGAGTCGATGATTAAAATGCATGTAAAACCAGAG ACGTCTTTGATTCGCCCTCATATTGTCTGTGCCGTTTTAAGAGGTGTAGCATTCAATGAAGCTAGTTATAACAGCTTTATTGATCTCCAAGACAAGCTCCATCAAAATATCTGCCG GCGAAGAACCCTAGTTGCCATTGGGACTCATGACTTGGATACATTACAAGCCCCCTTCACATATGAG GCTTTGCCACCTTCAAGCATAAATTTTGTGCCTCTAAAACAG GTGAAGAACTTCAGAGCAGATGAGCTCATGGAATTTTATAAA TCGGATTTGAAGCTGAAGAAGTTCTTGCACATAATAGAGAACTCACCAGTGTTTCCTGTTTTATATGATCACACCAG AACTGTTTTGTCTTTACCGCCCATTATTAATGGTGCACATTCAGCAATCACATTAAAGACAAAGAATGTGTTCATAGAATGTACAGCCACTGATTTGACAAAAGCCAAAATTGTTCTGAACACAATA GTAACAGCATTTTCAGCATATTGTGAAAGGAAATTTGAGATTGAACCAGTTGAAGTGTTATATTCTGATGGAAACTCACATGTTTATCCTGATTTATTGATCTACAACATGGATGTTTCTCTATCGTATGTCAATAGTTACGCTGGAGTGTCTTTGGAAGCAAAAGAG GTTACTGATCTGTTGAAGAGGATGCAATTGAATGCTGAGCAATCTAAATCTGACAATATTACTGTATCTGTACCTCCAACCAGAAGTGACATTCTTCACCCTTGTGATGTTGTGGAG GATGTTGCAATTGCTTATGGATACAATAATATTCCAATGAGAAAGCATATTCCAACGAGCGAGCCTGTTTCTTTGAAGCCACTAGCCttgaatgagttcactgaactcATTAGATTAGAG ATTGCAATGATTGGGTTTACAGAGGTCTTGACATTCGTATTGGGCTCGTGGAAAGAAAACTTCCCAATGTTAAGATGTAAAGATGACAAATCGAAGGCTGTGGTCATTGCAAATCCTCGCTCATCTGATTTTGAGCTTGTCAGAACCAGTCTGATGCCTGGCATTTTGAAAACTGTTAATAACAACAAAGATCATCCGAAGCCCATAAAG ATTTTCGAAGTGGGTGATGTAGTACTGTTGGATGAGAAGACCGATGTTGGTGCAAGAAATCATTGCCAACTAGCAGCTCTATACTGTGGTGCTACATCGGGGTTAGAG CTGATACATGGCCTGGTGGACAGAATTATGGGAGCGGTTGGGGCTTCTTGGGTTCCTATTGGTGACAATACAGGATACTTCATCGAGACTTCAGAT GATCCCGAGTTTCTTCCCGGGAGACAAGCAAGCATCATCTATAAAGGGAAGCACATTGGAATTTTTGGCATTTTACACCCCGAG GTGTTAAACAACTTTGACATTCCCGATCCGTGCTCCTATGTAAAACTTAACGTTGAGAGCTTGTTGTAG
- the LOC103415339 gene encoding agmatine deiminase-like, protein MKMEGTPAVHGYYMPAEWEPHSQCWIGWPERPDNWRDNAVPAQQVFTKVASAISKFEPVTVCASANQWANARSQLPENVRVIEMSLNDSWFRDTGPTFVVGKSASCSGTPEPKVAGIDWNFNSWGGIDDGCYRDWSHDLLVAEKILAIEKLPRFQHSMILEGGSIHVDGEGTCLTTEECLLNKNRNPHLTKEQIEDQLKAYLGVMKIIWLPRGLYGDDDTNGHIDNMCCFVKPGVVLLSWTDDETDPQYERAVEAVSVLSNTTDAKGRKLEIIKLHVPGPLYMTEKEAAGLFQEECEAKPRLAGTRLAASYVNFYIANGAIIAPQFGDQKWDDEAVRVLSKAFPNHEVVRIEGAREIVLAGGNIHCITQQQPRVSLSIVNNDCFHA, encoded by the exons atgaagatgGAAGGCACGCCGGCTGTCCATGGATATTACATGCCTGCAGAGTGGGAACCCCATTCCCAGTGCTGGATTGGATGGCCT GAACGCCCGGATAACTGGAGAGACAATGCAGTGCCAGCTCAGCAGGTGTTTACCAAGGTAGCATCTGCAATCTCAAAGTTTGAGCCCGTGACTGTATGCGCAAGTGCCAATCAG TGGGCAAATGCACGAAGCCAGCTACCAGAAAATGTCAGGGTTATCGAGATGAGTTTGAATGATTCGTGGTTTCGTGATACAGGACCAACA TTTGTCGTAGGAAAAAGTGCCTCTTGTTCTGGTACCCCTGAGCCAAAGGTTGCTGGTATTGATTGGAATTTCAACAGCTGGGGAG GCATTGATGATGGTTGTTATCGAGATTGGAGTCATGATCTTCTTGTGGCAGAAAAG ATCCTGGCAATTGAGAAGCTTCCAAGGTTTCAACACTCCATGATTCTTGAAGGTGGAAGCATCCATGTCGATGGAGAAG GGACTTGCCTCACCACCGAGGAGTGCCTGTTAAATAAAAATAGGAACCCACATTTGACCAAGGAGCAAATAGAGGATCAACTTAAGGCGTATCTCGGAGTGATGAAAATCATTTGGTTGCCTCGTGGATTATATG GAGACGATGATACTAATGGTCACATCGACAATATGTGCTGTTTTGTAAAGCCTGGTGTGGTTTTGTTGTCATGGACGGATGATGAAACAGATCCTCAGTATGAAAGAGCTGTAGAAGCCGTTTCTGTTCTCTCCAATACTACTGATGCCAAGGGTAGGAAATTAGAAATAATAAAACTTCACGTACCAGGGCCGCTATACATGACAGAGAAAGAGGCTGCTGGGCTCTTTCAG GAGGAGTGTGAAGCTAAACCGAGACTTGCAGGCACCAGACTTGCTGCTTCATATGTAAATTTCTACATTGCAAATGGAGCCATCATTGCACCCCAATTTGGGGACCAGAAATGGGATGATGAGGCTGTTCGCGTCCTATCCAAAGCCTTTCCAAACCATGAA GTGGTAAGAATTGAAGGTGCAAGGGAGATTGTCCTCGCGGGTGGAAATATACACTGCATTACTCAACAACAACCACGCGTTTCACTCAGTATAGTCAACAATGATTGCTTTCATGCATAG
- the LOC114821028 gene encoding protein MIS12 homolog has translation MEGSESEAAFNSLNLNPQLFINDVLNIADDLVDDAFDHFRQQASTSLKIEGTDRAQDLSRGVDIIRKKVQSDLDKKLAVWEQYCLDYVFQVPEGFDPSKNDEPPVDASLCQNAIVDTDLDAQLDLLRNELTEVSKENAALNREIQALEGQSVSRDRCSALVNETLQQYDLNSYHENFQEMVKTASALRMKVGKLQTEKMEESKRRKIDWINNAQRDPSVTEIRRGFYSAKLEDLEAFIAHIKNI, from the exons ATGGAAGGCAGCGAAAGCGAGGCAGCATTCAATTCGCTGAATCTGAATCCGCAGCTGTTCATCAACGACGTCTTAAACATCGCCGATGACTTGGTCGACGACGCCTTCGATCATTTCCGCCA acaaGCATCAACCTCTCTGAAAATTGAGGGCACTGACAGAGCCCAAGATCTATCCAGG GGTGTTGATATCATCCGCAAAAAGGTTCAATCAGATCTTGATAAAAAGCTGGCTGTCTGGGAGCAGTACTGCCTTGACTACGTTTTTCAAGTTCCAGAGGGGTTCGACCCGTCGAAGAAT GATGAACCACCTGTCGACGCTTCTTTATGTCAAAATGCAATAGTTGACACAGACCTGGATGCCCAGCTGGATTTGTTGAGGAACGAACTCACTGAG GTTAGTAAGGAGAATGCTGCGCTGAATCGAGAGATCCAAGCATTAGAAGGACAGTCTGTGTCTAGAGATCGTTGTTCTGCGCTTGTCAACGAGACATTGCAACAATATGACCTAAACTCTTACCATGAAAATTTCCAAG AGATGGTGAAAACGGCATCAGCACTTCGGATGAAGGTAGGAAAGCTGCAGACCGAAAAGATGGAAGAATCCAAACGCCGGAAGATTGATTGGATCAACAACGCGCAGAGAGACCCGTCTGTTACGGAAATTCGCAGAG GCTTCTATAGTGCTAAGTTGGAAGATCTTGAAGCATTTATAGCCCATATCAAAAACATATGA